From Penicillium psychrofluorescens genome assembly, chromosome: 6, one genomic window encodes:
- a CDS encoding uncharacterized protein (ID:PFLUO_008760-T1.cds;~source:funannotate), with protein sequence MYSKFWPKGGLPGILHHYTESLVTFEYASSSARQPHSLLFIGGLGDGMATTSYMSDLVRALQPTEWSLFTVNLTSSYQSWGLGHLDRDTTEIAQCVQYIKDYKTSKFGDGKVVLMGHSTGSQCVLHYISRPNPHQSVPVFDSELENIKRLEIDGAIMQAPVSDREAIALCMKYGFKGRSSSEIQELWKKLEEMAKEATIHQDKSFDTLLPLWMTSSIYPSNTPISARRLLSLLSPESPKSPSEDDLFSSDLSDEHFQKTFGMVQQRGLLKHKLMVLISGADQAVPDWVDKEDLLRRWKNATDHTGAQIWDQDYSAVVPGASHALSNDDQAEPRDFLVKKVLGYLQAAEKI encoded by the exons ATGTACTCCAAATTCTGGCCTAAGGGAGGTCTCCCGGGCATCCTGCATCATTAT ACGGAATCTCTCGTCACATTCGAATATGCCTCCAGCAGCGCTCGCCAACCTCACAGTCTTCTTTTTATCGGCGGATTAGGAGACGGCATGGCAACAACATCCTACATGTCAGATCTTGTCCGCGCGCTACAGCCTACGGAATGGTCACTTTTCACAGTCAACCTCACATCTTCCTATCAATCATGGGGCCTAGGGCATCTCGACAGAGACACGACTGAGATTGCCCAATGCGTGCAATATATCAAAGACTACAAGACGTCCAAATTCGGGGATGGCAAGGTCGTCCTTATGGGACATTCCACTGGGAGCCAATGCGTGTTACATTATATATCCCGACCAAACCCACATCAAAGTGTTCCTGTCTTCGATTCTGAGCTTGAGAACATCAAGCGTCTTGAGATTGACGGGGCCATCATGCAAGCACCAGTATCTGACCGGGAGGCAATCGCCTTGTGCATGAAGTATGGATTTAAGGGCAGATCTTCAAGCGAGATTCAAGAGCTATGGAAGAAACTGGAAGAGATGGCAAAGGAAGCTACTATTCATCAGGACAAATCCTTCGATACCCTACTACCTTTGTGGATGACCAGTTCGATCTATCCGTCCAATACTCCTATTAGCGCTCGCAGACTTTTGAGTCTCCTCAGTCCGGAAAGTCCCAAATCGCCATCGGAGGACGACTTGTTTAGCTCAGATCTGAGCGACGAGCATTTCCAGAAGACCTTTGGCATGGTTCAACAACGGGGACTGCTGAAACACAAGTTGATGGTCTTGATTTCGGGCGCGGATCAGGCAGTCCCAGACTGGGTCGATAAGGAGGACTTGCTACGGAGGTGGAAAAATGCTACTGATCACACCGGGGCCCAGATCTGGGATCAAGACTACAGTGCAGTGGTACCCGGTGCTTCGCATGCGTTGAGTAATGATGATCAAGCAGAGCCGCGGGACTTCCTTGTTAAAAAGGTTCTAGGGTACTTGCAGGCCGCAGAGAAAATATGA
- a CDS encoding uncharacterized protein (ID:PFLUO_008753-T1.cds;~source:funannotate): protein MSFRGGRGAAGGGRGGFGGRGGRGGFQPSFGPPAQVLEMGTVMHACEGEMVCESINPKIPYFNAPIYLENKTPIGKVDEVLGPITQLYFTIKPQEGIVATSFKPGDKVFIGGDKLLPLEKFLPKPKAPGGAKPKRAGGARGGAPRGGRGGRGGFSRGGGGGFSRGGGGFSRGGGGGFSRGGSRGGFSRGGGGGFSRGGPRGGSRGGGFRGSR from the exons ATGTCATTCCGTGGAGGCCGTGGTGCTGCCGGtggcggccgcggtggtTTTGGCGGTCGTGGAG GTCGCGGAGGCTTCCAACCGTCGTTCGGTCCGCCCGCGCAAGTTCTCG AGATGGGAACGGTCATGCACGCTTGCGAAGGCGAAATGGTCTGCGAATCGATCAACCCGAAGATCCCCTACTTCAACGCTCCGATCTACCTCGAGAACAAG ACTCCCAtcggcaaggtcgacgaggtTCTGGGTCCTATCACCCAGCTGTACTTCACCATCAAGCCCCAGGAAGGCATTGTCGCAACGTCGTTCAAGCCCGGCGACAAGGTGTTTATTGGCGGTGACAAGCTGCTTCCTCTGGAGAA GTTCCTCCCCAAGCCCAAGGCCCCCGGTGGTGCTAAGCCCAAGCGTGCTGGCGGTGCCCGCGGCGGTGCTCCTCgcggtggccgtggtggccgcggtggcttctctcgcggcggcggtggtggtttctctcgcggcggcggcggttTCTcccgtggcggtggtggtgggttcTCCCGTGGCGGCTCGCGTGGAGGCTTCTCtcgtggcggcggtggtggctTCTCTCGGGGTGGTCCCCGGGGTGGTTCgcgtggtggtggcttcCGTGGTAGCCGGTAG
- a CDS encoding uncharacterized protein (ID:PFLUO_008756-T1.cds;~source:funannotate): protein MRTALTATTLFLAAATEPVAEPINVLAERATMQYVACYESKEGLTNETSYNYQSQGWCQTYCLNTNAAVFAMTAGSDCLCGEELPPVAAKVSDSKCSTKCDGWPKVMCGGTNYWSVWLTGLETKVSSEGTTTTKSSSTGTSTQETEQSEVSSSQPEEVTVTQSAAAQTSSPSNSSSSSHNTAAIAAGVVVGVVGFAALIGAAFFFYRHKKNKRRAEFSHGVGDYDSRAPPMSDSRFDGPSMAQRRQSNGSIDENHDFSRRILQVSNPDHY from the exons ATGCGGACGGCCCTGACGGCCACCACTCTTTTTCTAGCGGCAGCCACTGAGCCCGTCGCTGAGCCTATCAATGTGCTCGCTGAACGGGCGACGATGCAATATGTCGCCTGCTATGAGAGCAAAGAGGGCCTCACCAACGAGACCTCGTATAATTACCAAAGCCAAGGATGGTGCCAGACCTACTGCTTGAATACGAACGCAGCAGTTTTTGCCATGACAGCCGGATCCGACTGCTTGTGTGGAGAAGAACTGCCTCCCGTAGCAGCAAAAGTTTCGGATAGCAAGTGCAGCACCAAGTGTGATGGGTGGCCCAAAGTTATGT GCGGCGGCACCAACTACTGGTCTGTTTGGCTGACAGGCCTCGAAACCAAGGTCTCCAGCGAAggcacaaccaccaccaaatcctcctccaccgGTACCTCGACCCAGGAAACCGAGCAATCTGAGGTCTCCTCCTCACAACCGGAAGAGGTGACTGTGACACAATCAGCCGCCGCACAAACGAGCAGTCCATCCAAcagctcctcgagcagcCACAACACAGCTGCCATTGCggctggggtggtggttggtgtggttggGTTTGCCGCGCTTATCGGCGCagcattcttcttctaccgccacaagaaaaacaagagGCGAGCTGAATTCAGCCACGGCGTAGGCGATTATGATTCCCGCGCACCGCCCATGAGTGATTCTCGCTTTGACGGACCCTCCATGGCGCAGCGCCGCCAAAGCAATGGCAGCATCGATGAGAACCATGACTTTTCCCGACGGATCTTGCAGGTTTCCAACCCGGACCACTACTAA
- a CDS encoding uncharacterized protein (ID:PFLUO_008758-T1.cds;~source:funannotate) translates to MPRKRKASISAPDSKTEESTEEAPPSKQARSETSQTHTMESYPASKVYRLIEPGPVLLVSTGSLTSNTHNIMTIGFHTMLQHDSPALIGACIGPWDASFESLKSLGECVLAVPDASIAEKVVDIGNCSGDEVDKWSTFKLDAVPAETVQAPLVGGPGVIANIECVVVDRRMVSKYNMWVLKAVRAWLNPELKGQARMFHHRGDGTFVVDGEVLNLQERMVKWKEFQD, encoded by the coding sequence ATGCCTCGCAAGCGCAAAGCATCCATCTCAGCACCCGACTCCAAGACAGAGGAGTCTACCGAGGAAGCACCGCCATCAAAACAGGCCAGGAGCGAAACCTCGCAGACTCACACGATGGAATCCTACCCGGCATCAAAAGTATACCGGCTCATCGAGCCAGGGCCAGTCCTGCTTGTCTCGACGGGCTCACTCACATCAAACACCCACAACATCATGACGATCGGTTTCCACACCATGCTCCAGCACGACTCACCCGCGCTAATCGGCGCATGCATCGGACCCTGGGATGCAAGTTTCGAGTCGCTGAAAAGCCTCGGCGAGTGCGTCCTCGCTGTCCCGGATGCCAGCATCGCAGAGAAAGTCGTCGATATCGGCAACTGCTCCGGCGATGAGGTCGACAAGTGGTCCACCTTCAAGCTGGACGCTGTGCCGGCCGAGACGGTGCAGGCGCCGCTCGTTGGTGGCCCGGGAGTCATCGCGAACATCGAGTGCGTCGTTGTCGACCGCCGCATGGTCTCCAAGTACAATATGTGGGTGCTCAAGGCTGTACGTGCGTGGTTGAACCCGGAGTTGAAAGGACAGGCACGGATGTTCCATCATCGCGGGGATGGAACGTTTGTTGTTGACGGCGAGGTGTTGAATTTGCAGGAGAGGATGGTCAAATGGAAGGAGTTTCAGGATTGA
- a CDS encoding uncharacterized protein (ID:PFLUO_008759-T1.cds;~source:funannotate) produces the protein MARRVSNERKHLSNALSNSHIVSLLNTPTASASPSPEPHHLFARQSTMVGKKNNTMRRSSPQSEVPMPVTYTPTTHRISKAKKGKRVHACEFPGCSKVFTRAEHRRRHELNHNPEASYRCTQQGCKKAFHRPDLLARHMERHELESQTEHSSAQWAPPSRAPAPVVSVDAGTGSLLAPSSQAHAMSIGSIVAPGIHPDLANDCSLMWSGMELPLQPRPVNMFQHHLPESADDSPFYSSPAETCPSPLSDVAFSIPPHSTSSISSGSVSLIDQYHNKGMMKTDVTSSPLQMHSPLRVWDGSDAGLPPSQLLPISLEESMIQPPVHCHYPSPSWSGTDCLPYEDQMSHHYPQAQAVGWKQSWTL, from the exons ATGGCCCGGAGAGTTTCGAATGAACGCAAACATCTATCCAACGCTCTATCCAACAGCCACATCGTCTCGCTGCTGAACACCCCTACGGCCTCTGCCTCACCGTCTCCCGAACCTCATCACCTCTTTGCTCGTCAGTCCACCATGGtgggcaagaagaacaacacCATGCGCCGCTCCAGCCCGCAGTCCGAGGTCCCCATGCCCGTCACCTATACGCCCACCACCCACCGCATCAGCAAAgccaagaagggcaagcgCGTCCACGCTTGCGAATTCCCTGGCTGCTCCAAG GTTTTCACCCGAGCCGAGCACCGTCGCCGACATGAATTGAACCACAACCCCGAGGCCTCGTACCGGTGTACGCAGCAGGGCTGCAAGAAGGCCTTCCACCGTCCCGACTTGCTTGCTCGCCACATGGAGCGACA TGAACTCGAATCCCAGACCGAGCACTCCAGCGCCCAATGGGCACCCCCCAGCCGAGCACCCGCGCCCGTCGTTTCCGTCGATGCCGGCACTGGCTCGCTCCTGGCTCCCTCTTCTCAGGCTCATGCCATGTCCATTGGATCCATCGTTGCCCCCGGCATCCACCCGGATCTTGCGAACGACTGCTCTCTGATGTGGAGCGGCATGGAGCTTCCGCTGCAGCCTCGTCCCGTCAACATGTTCCAGCATCACCTTCCTGAGTCTGCAGACGACAGCCCCTTCTACTCCTCGCCCGCTGAGACCTGCCCCTCGCCATTGTCCGACGTGGCTTTCTCCATCCCTCCTCactccacctcctccatctcgtctGGCTCCGTCTCCCTCATTGACCAGTACCATAACAAGGGCATGATGAAGACCGATGTCACGTCGTCTCCGCTGCAGATGCACTCTCCCCTCCGCGTCTGGGACGGCTCCGATGCGGGCCTGCCCCCTTCGCAGCTGCTCCCCATTTCGCTTGAGGAGAGCATGATCCAGCCGCCTGTCCACTGCCACTACCCGTCTCCCTCATGGTCCGGCACCGACTGCCTGCCTTACGAGGACCAGATGAGCCACCACTACCCCCAGGCGCAGGCCGTGGGCTGGAAGCAGTCGTGGACCCTGTGA
- a CDS encoding uncharacterized protein (ID:PFLUO_008754-T1.cds;~source:funannotate), with amino-acid sequence MVKALHLADLVTELNVMSVFSSMRYCLGDPSDYCSLWAALAFMPFGLFFDFMDGKIARWRKKSSLMGQELDSLADLISFGLAPASAAFALGIRTPLDHLLLAFFVLCGLTRLARFNVTVAVLPKDSSGKSKYFEGTPIPTTLAISSLMAYWVSQSWTHENIPFGLVAEGSVFEFHPVALMFVLHGCLMVSKTIHIPKP; translated from the exons ATGGTGAA AGCTCTCCATCTGGCTGATCTGGTCACTGAGCTTAATG TGATGTCCGTTTTCTCGTCGATGCGCTACTGTCTCGGTGACCCGTCGGACTACTGCTCTCTATGGGCGGCTCTTGCGTTCATGCCGTTCGGTCTGTTCTTCGATTTCATGGATGGAAAGATTGCACGGTGGCGCAAGAAGTCGTCGTTGATGGGCCAGGAGCTTGACTCGCTGGCAGATCTC ATCTCCTTCGGCCTCGCTCCCGCCTCTGCAGCATTCGCTCTCGGCATCCGCACCCCGctcgaccatctcctcctggCCTTCTTTGTTCTCTGCGGTCTGACCCGTCTGGCTCGGTTTAACGTCACAGTTGCGGTGCTGCCCAAGGATAGCAGCGGCAAATCCAAGTATTTTGAAGGCACGCCCATCCCGACTACTCTGGCTATTTCCTCGCTCATGGCGTACTGGGTATCGCAAAGCTGGACCCACGAGAACATTCCCTTCGGTCTTGTTGCAGAAGGCTCCGTTTTTGAATTCCACCCGGTGGCCCTGATGTTTGTCCTGCACGGTTGTCTGATGGTTAGCAAGACGATACACATCCCCAAGCCCtga
- a CDS encoding uncharacterized protein (ID:PFLUO_008755-T1.cds;~source:funannotate), whose product MAIFYQKTQEMTTYQNSTNPSIRQCFHCESEHLIEKVANEDIPNGNARRPYLRCEACGNFQCWLDARGCSVPNPLCLCGWPSRRQVAGDGARKPGSLHFVCEHGRCWFYEEVLDQNGKPVVVAQKKFPDCH is encoded by the coding sequence atggccatcttTTACCAGAAGACCCAGGAGATGACCACCTACCAAAACTCCACCAATCCCTCCATCCGCCAATGTTTCCATTGCGAAAGCGAACACCTCATCGAAAAGGTCGCCAACGAGGATATCCCCAACGGCAACGCGCGCAGACCCTATCTGCGCTGCGAAGCATGCGGCAACTTCCAGTGCTGGCTGGATGCTCGCGGATGCAGCGTCCCAAACCCGCTATGCTTGTGCGGTTGGCCTAGCCGGCGACAAGTCGCTGGGGACGGGGCCCGCAAGCCTGGCAGTCTTCACTTTGTGTGCGAGCATGGGCGCTGTTGGTTTTATGAAGAGGTGCTGGATCAGAATGGGAAGCCGGTGGTCGTTGCCCAGAAGAAGTTTCCGGACTGCCATTAA
- a CDS encoding uncharacterized protein (ID:PFLUO_008757-T1.cds;~source:funannotate): MNFKFGRRLAIQVAGTVMAFFLLAHVYTTFTMPPSIMTKVLEDANRTQTSADFDPAPLSETLQGQMLNKEHIYTKTEISEIVCSIMNHNMSLTAQLECSQTIDEDRYAHLRSAATTTPQIQYFFALDLHQVTHVILPLMGSIIEAMRYLGPERCALSIVEGRSTDGSYDILAGLKQELAAMGVPYFLLGSQMDPLAILDQRIPMLSKLRNIALEPLLEESRHKRSRLAPNPTVVFVNDIVLCPEDVLELLHQRVVQSATVTCSFDWREWGAAFYDQWVSRSMSGNLFFEVSHDGSTWFAQDMFFDHPESADRYNEGLPVQVYSCWGGMITLDANLFLQRNLSFRGAEPGECYMGEPMALAKDCWRLGIGKILAVPSVNVAYEYDEAYYSKEMHGYVHETVGAYNRSRELVEWQPPPGQVKCMPVFERQFWVPPV; encoded by the coding sequence ATGAACTTCAAGTTCGGGCGGCGACTGGCCATCCAGGTTGCTGGGACTGTGATGGCCTTCTTTTTACTGGCACATGTCTACACCACTTTCACCATGCCACCCTCAATCATGACCAAAGTCCTTGAAGACGCCAACAGGACACAGACGAGCGCAGATTTCGATCCAGCCCCTCTATCCGAGACACTACAGGGACAAATGCTCAACAAAGAACACATCTACACCAAAACCGAGATCTCGGAGATTGTATGCAGCATCATGAATCACAATATGAGCCTGACCGCTCAACTCGAATGCTCCCAAACCATCGACGAAGACCGATACGCTCATCTACGGTCCGCGGCCACAACAACGCCCCAGATTCAATACTTCTTCGCGCTAGATCTCCATCAAGTCACCCATGTCATCCTTCCACTCATGGGCTCTATAATTGAGGCAATGCGCTACCTGGGACCAGAGCGCTGTGCCCTGTCAATTGTGGAGGGCCGATCGACAGACGGCTCCTACGACATCCTGGCTGGGCTGAAGCAGGAGCTGGCTGCGATGGGCGTGCCGTACTTCCTCTTGGGAAGCCAGATGGATCCACTTGCTATCCTGGATCAGAGGATTCCCATGTTATCGAAACTACGCAACATTGCTCTTGAACCATTGCTGGAAGAGAGTCGGCACAAGCGCAGTCGACTCGCTCCAAATCCGACTGTCGTTTTTGTCAACGACATTGTGCTCTGCCCAGAGGATGTTCTAGAATTATTACACCAACGCGTGGTCCAATCAGCCACAGTGACTTGTTCGTTTGACTGGAGAGAATGGGGCGCGGCATTCTACGATCAATGGGTCTCGCGCTCGATGTCCGGCAATTTGTTCTTTGAGGTCAGCCACGACGGCAGCACCTGGTTCGCCCAAGACATGTTCTTCGATCACCCTGAGAGTGCAGATCGATACAACGAAGGCCTCCCAGTCCAGGTTTATTCCTGCTGGGGGGGAATGATTACTCTAGACGCAAATCTGTTTCTTCAGCGCAACCTTTCCTTCCGCGGTGCGGAACCAGGCGAGTGTTACATGGGTGAACcgatggcgctggccaaAGACTGCTGGCGCCTGGGCATAGGCAAGATCCTGGCCGTGCCTTCGGTGAATGTTGCATATGAATACGACGAAGCATATTATTCCAAAGAGATGCATGGATACGTTCACGAGACTGTGGGCGCGTACAACCGCAGCAGAGAGTTAGTGGAGTGGCAACCACCTCCCGGGCAGGTAAAATGCATGCCGGTATTTGAGCGGCAGTTCTGGGTTCCTCCAGTTTGA